A genomic region of Nostoc sp. UHCC 0702 contains the following coding sequences:
- a CDS encoding NYN domain-containing protein encodes MTITTGGKAKNAYKRLEQEAHLSGKIQLKSGIKSEDTNKKEPMADSSIIDASNRGRVAIFIDGVNLFHAALQLGIEIDYLKLLCRLTADSRLLRAFFYTTVDISRQSATRPRPNEKQQGFLFWMRRNGYRVVTKEVQLTDNCKKPNLNVEIAVDMITLAPHYDTAVLVSGDGDLAYAVHAVTSIGARVEVVSLRTMTSDSLIDVADYYLDIDSIKHHIQKDSYPGYNYRTLSNSNL; translated from the coding sequence ATGACTATCACTACTGGCGGCAAGGCAAAAAATGCATATAAACGCCTTGAACAAGAAGCACATTTGTCAGGAAAAATCCAGTTAAAAAGTGGTATCAAAAGTGAAGATACCAACAAAAAAGAGCCTATGGCTGACAGTTCCATAATCGATGCCTCAAATCGTGGTCGAGTAGCTATTTTTATTGATGGTGTAAACTTGTTTCATGCAGCTTTGCAGCTTGGCATTGAAATCGACTATCTGAAATTGCTTTGTCGATTAACTGCCGATTCAAGGCTGTTGCGTGCTTTCTTCTACACAACAGTAGATATTTCACGGCAAAGTGCTACACGTCCACGTCCCAATGAAAAGCAACAAGGTTTTCTATTTTGGATGCGTCGGAATGGTTATCGTGTAGTTACCAAAGAAGTTCAACTGACAGATAATTGCAAAAAACCCAATTTGAATGTAGAGATTGCCGTCGATATGATCACCCTAGCTCCCCACTACGATACTGCAGTTTTAGTCAGTGGGGATGGAGATTTAGCTTATGCTGTTCATGCTGTCACAAGCATTGGAGCTAGGGTTGAAGTCGTGAGTCTACGGACAATGACCAGCGACAGTTTGATTGATGTTGCTGATTACTACCTTGACATCGATAGCATTAAGCATCACATCCAAAAGGATTCTTACCCAGGCTACAATTATCGAACACTGTCTAATTCCA
- a CDS encoding DUF3110 domain-containing protein has translation MRVFVLIFNAHTENEGIHTVRVGDRNKILMFESEDDALRYALMLEAQDFPTPTVEALDAEEIKEFCESASYEWEIVPENSDLIIPPELNVEETDWQVDDQNEDTSEDSFGSKVAPQEPELSDSELDRIRRKLEGLL, from the coding sequence ATGCGTGTTTTTGTATTGATTTTTAATGCCCACACAGAAAATGAGGGGATTCACACGGTTCGGGTAGGCGATCGCAATAAAATTCTGATGTTCGAGTCAGAAGACGACGCTCTGCGCTATGCTTTAATGCTGGAAGCTCAAGATTTCCCCACACCTACAGTAGAAGCGCTCGATGCTGAAGAAATCAAAGAATTTTGCGAAAGTGCTAGTTATGAATGGGAAATTGTTCCAGAAAACAGCGATTTGATCATTCCTCCAGAACTGAACGTGGAAGAAACCGACTGGCAAGTCGATGATCAAAATGAGGATACTAGTGAGGACAGCTTCGGCTCTAAAGTAGCACCACAAGAACCAGAATTGTCTGATTCGGAACTAGACAGAATTCGTCGCAAGCTAGAAGGTTTATTGTAG
- the murQ gene encoding N-acetylmuramic acid 6-phosphate etherase, protein MANLQERGHLLTEQVNPNSLNLDQLSSSELVELFNSEDLKAVEAVAAAKIQLAQAIDRTAERLRQGGRLFYVGAGTSGRLGVLDAAECPPTFCTPPELVQGIIAGGAGALVRSSEDLEDRAEDGEAAIATRHVTQLDVVVGITAGGTTPFVYGALNAARQRGAITIFIACVPATQVQFEADIDIRLLTGPEVIAGSTRLKAGTATKLTLNILSTGVMVKLGKVYGNRMVDVAVTNQKLRDRALRILQDLTGLSREAAGFILERSGKWVKLALLMHWTGLEKDAGDRLLTEHQGNLREAVESYKNNNQP, encoded by the coding sequence ATGGCAAATTTACAGGAACGCGGGCATCTTTTGACCGAACAAGTAAATCCTAACAGTCTGAACTTAGACCAGCTCAGTTCTAGTGAATTAGTAGAACTGTTCAATAGCGAAGACTTGAAGGCAGTTGAGGCGGTAGCTGCGGCTAAAATTCAGTTAGCCCAAGCCATTGACCGAACTGCTGAGCGTTTGCGTCAAGGCGGACGCTTGTTTTATGTTGGTGCTGGCACAAGTGGCAGATTAGGGGTGTTAGATGCAGCAGAATGTCCGCCTACTTTTTGCACGCCACCAGAATTAGTACAGGGAATTATTGCTGGTGGTGCTGGCGCACTGGTACGCAGTTCTGAAGATTTAGAAGACCGTGCTGAAGATGGAGAAGCAGCGATCGCTACTAGACATGTTACACAACTAGATGTGGTGGTGGGCATTACCGCTGGCGGTACTACACCTTTTGTTTACGGCGCACTGAATGCCGCCCGTCAAAGGGGAGCCATAACTATATTTATCGCCTGTGTTCCTGCCACACAAGTTCAGTTTGAGGCTGATATTGATATTCGTCTGTTGACTGGGCCAGAGGTGATAGCTGGTTCAACTCGCTTGAAAGCTGGTACAGCAACAAAGTTAACTTTAAATATCCTGTCTACCGGGGTGATGGTAAAACTGGGCAAAGTTTATGGCAATCGCATGGTGGATGTAGCCGTAACAAATCAAAAATTGCGCGATCGCGCTTTGCGAATCTTGCAAGACCTCACAGGTTTAAGTCGTGAAGCCGCTGGTTTTATACTAGAACGTAGTGGTAAGTGGGTCAAGCTGGCGCTGTTGATGCATTGGACTGGTTTGGAAAAAGACGCAGGCGATCGACTGCTAACAGAACACCAAGGAAATCTCCGAGAAGCTGTTGAGAGCTACAAAAACAACAACCAACCCTAA